A genomic segment from Janthinobacterium sp. 64 encodes:
- the cpaB gene encoding Flp pilus assembly protein CpaB: MATSPSAKLKSPLVLLLIAALMAGAVSWVAYYYLQQREAAMKEEIVARDKASEVVRVEVAVPVADVPIGTVLNQTNFVARPVEADLVYPDTVLAADFPGLEGLRLARPLLRGRPLRLSDLVAPEVNDVASILPAGKRALTIEIDNINSISQTLRPNHRIDLFLLSKGVKREGAPEQEDGTLEQASLYMQDMLVLATGTEFHDISKGEAAAATKMVRPGQVEGKDKSYDTVTLLVTPKEAARLMIGQKMGSYRVALRGSADRAPVALATLRAGDLLPSNGSRGNRGIEFIVGGKDQIVSELAVPPSQQQQLIRAFQGARPPPVPGAAPVAQADTVPAGMPLPTQRAGNPRSEPF; this comes from the coding sequence ATGGCGACGTCTCCCTCGGCAAAACTTAAAAGTCCCCTGGTTCTCCTGCTGATCGCGGCCCTCATGGCCGGCGCAGTTTCGTGGGTCGCATACTATTACCTGCAGCAGCGTGAAGCGGCGATGAAAGAAGAAATCGTGGCCAGGGACAAGGCCAGCGAAGTGGTCAGGGTGGAGGTCGCCGTGCCGGTCGCGGACGTGCCGATCGGCACCGTGCTGAACCAGACCAACTTCGTCGCCCGCCCGGTCGAGGCCGACCTGGTGTATCCCGACACGGTGCTGGCGGCCGACTTCCCGGGCTTGGAAGGGCTGCGGCTGGCGCGCCCCTTGCTGCGCGGGCGCCCGTTGCGCCTGTCCGACCTGGTCGCGCCCGAAGTCAACGATGTGGCGTCGATCCTGCCCGCAGGCAAGCGCGCACTGACCATCGAGATCGACAACATCAACTCCATCTCGCAGACGCTGCGCCCGAACCACCGCATCGACCTGTTCCTGCTGAGCAAAGGCGTCAAGCGCGAAGGCGCGCCCGAGCAGGAGGACGGCACGCTCGAACAGGCCAGCCTGTACATGCAAGACATGCTGGTGCTGGCCACCGGCACCGAGTTTCATGACATCAGCAAGGGCGAGGCCGCCGCCGCCACGAAGATGGTGCGTCCGGGCCAGGTCGAGGGCAAGGACAAGAGCTACGATACGGTGACCTTGCTGGTCACGCCGAAAGAGGCGGCGCGCCTGATGATCGGCCAGAAAATGGGCTCCTACCGGGTGGCGCTGCGCGGCAGCGCCGACCGCGCGCCGGTGGCGCTGGCCACGCTGCGCGCGGGCGACCTGCTGCCGTCGAACGGCAGCAGGGGCAACCGCGGCATCGAATTCATCGTCGGCGGCAAAGACCAGATCGTCTCGGAATTGGCCGTGCCGCCTTCCCAGCAACAGCAGCTCATACGCGCCTTCCAGGGCGCGCGCCCGCCGCCGGTGCCCGGCGCGGCTCCCGTTGCCCAGGCCGACACCGTCCCGGCCGGCATGCCGCTGCCGACCCAGCGCGCCGGCAACCCGCGCTCCGAGCCATTCTGA
- a CDS encoding type II and III secretion system protein family protein, giving the protein MTPKTAVLVPASAKPAVVIAAPAKPAAPVVTPAPARLAPPAGSDLACGPAVATPLNGCAAPAPVRRVARVRRAPAPAPAPVVYGETQQLTIAIGEIKLLPVSGKVTRVALGSGTVLSATSIDKHLLLIAEQAGETSLMVWSGNTVQSYRVQVVPVALRAVRDKVEALIGDNKSITVKQVGPNLILSGVAHSDVLVRLNTMLAGTPNVINNIAEDQGSSVTRSVLFRLTFVEVKRSLLEQIGVDWAKSAQGPTFGASKVLNASGKFRGIPPSEPGDNLLDNEPKFISRNGTSGGVFFGLATTITSRLNLGVNDGDARVLASPELTARSGGKAKLQVGGEVPIPLAGAFGATSVEFKPYGILFSIEPHVDASDTITAKLSTELSQIDPSVSVSGFPGFITRNTSTEISVKPGEMVALSGLINSELSSSIDRVPGLSRIPLFGRLFRSDDFRNRKTELVVFVEAEIIKAGDGLAAQLRERGLQSKREFEARLKQEARPAFPPAQATPDNKEP; this is encoded by the coding sequence GTGACGCCCAAGACCGCGGTCCTGGTGCCCGCCTCGGCCAAGCCGGCCGTCGTCATCGCCGCCCCGGCCAAGCCCGCCGCACCCGTGGTCACGCCCGCGCCGGCGCGCCTGGCGCCGCCGGCCGGCTCCGACCTGGCCTGCGGTCCGGCGGTGGCCACGCCGCTCAACGGTTGCGCGGCCCCTGCCCCGGTGCGCCGCGTGGCGCGCGTGCGCCGTGCGCCAGCGCCGGCCCCGGCCCCGGTGGTCTACGGCGAAACCCAGCAGCTGACCATCGCGATCGGTGAAATCAAGCTGCTGCCGGTGAGCGGCAAGGTGACCCGGGTCGCGCTCGGCAGCGGCACCGTGCTCAGCGCCACCTCGATCGACAAGCACCTGCTGCTGATCGCCGAACAAGCCGGCGAGACCAGCCTGATGGTGTGGAGCGGCAATACGGTCCAGAGCTACCGGGTGCAGGTGGTCCCGGTCGCACTGCGCGCCGTGCGCGACAAGGTCGAGGCGCTGATCGGCGACAACAAGAGCATCACGGTCAAGCAGGTCGGCCCGAACCTGATCCTGTCGGGGGTGGCCCACAGCGACGTGCTGGTGCGCCTGAACACCATGCTCGCCGGCACCCCGAACGTGATCAACAATATCGCCGAAGACCAGGGCAGCTCGGTGACGCGCTCGGTCCTGTTCCGCCTCACCTTCGTCGAGGTCAAGCGCTCCCTGCTCGAACAGATCGGGGTCGACTGGGCCAAATCGGCGCAGGGGCCGACCTTCGGCGCCAGCAAGGTGCTCAATGCCAGCGGCAAGTTCCGCGGCATTCCGCCGTCCGAGCCCGGCGATAACCTGCTCGACAACGAACCCAAGTTCATTTCGCGCAACGGCACCTCCGGCGGCGTCTTCTTCGGCCTGGCCACCACCATCACCTCGCGCCTGAACCTGGGCGTCAACGACGGCGACGCCCGCGTGCTTGCCTCGCCCGAACTGACCGCGCGCAGCGGCGGCAAGGCCAAGCTGCAAGTGGGCGGCGAAGTGCCGATCCCGCTGGCCGGCGCGTTCGGCGCGACCTCGGTCGAATTCAAGCCCTATGGCATCCTGTTCTCCATCGAGCCGCATGTCGACGCCAGCGATACCATCACCGCCAAGCTGTCCACCGAGTTGTCCCAGATCGATCCCTCGGTGTCGGTCAGCGGCTTTCCCGGCTTCATCACGCGCAACACCTCCACCGAAATCAGCGTCAAGCCGGGCGAGATGGTGGCCCTGTCGGGCCTGATCAACAGCGAACTGTCGAGCAGCATCGACCGGGTTCCCGGCCTGAGCCGCATTCCCCTGTTCGGCCGCCTGTTCCGCTCCGACGATTTCCGCAATCGCAAGACCGAACTGGTGGTGTTCGTCGAAGCCGAAATCATCAAGGCCGGCGATGGGCTGGCGGCCCAGCTGCGCGAGCGCGGGCTGCAGTCCAAGCGCGAATTCGAAGCCAGGCTCAAACAGGAGGCGCGTCCCGCCTTCCCGCCGGCCCAGGCCACCCCTGACAACAAGGAGCCATGA
- a CDS encoding ATPase, T2SS/T4P/T4SS family: protein MIRVQLFRREELIGDVTSDSDTCFLGKDGDSLLPLSGWRVGRRQLQLSVREGQLFLKDGGGIAPLRVNGDAINEYGPVTSTDVIELNDYSVRVSLAEATFTAPAPAPAAARAVPAAGPVAVPALSAVRVERRLVPRATAAEAGECPLEKPEGIAARGALHKKLIGAMDLRRVNVSRMGDGELRGTVHKIIDEIIDTDPVFRPMRHWRSMLRDVVLNEVVGLGPLEALLNDDSVTEIMVNRHNDIFIEREGQLTRSTVSFSNDASVLAAIERIVSPLGRRIDESSPMVDARLKDGSRVNAIIPPLAIKGPSVTIRKFARKKLTGDDLIGFGAIHPAMIACLRVAVEKRANIVISGGTGSGKTTLLNVLSSFIPDDERIVTVEDAAELQLSQPNLVSLEARPPNIEGRGAVTIRDLVKNCLRMRPDRIVVGECRGGEALDMLQAMNTGHDGSLTTAHANNPRDCLSRLEVMTLMSGLDIPMQAIREQICSAVNLIVQQTRFSCGTRRVTYITEVTGIENNIISMQDIFRFEQDGFTPEGKVRGRFSPTGHVPDFIQDLVTRGIEVDMSIYSREAPALPQSVKRMF, encoded by the coding sequence ATGATCCGCGTACAACTGTTTCGCCGTGAAGAACTGATCGGTGACGTCACCAGCGACAGCGATACCTGCTTTCTCGGCAAAGATGGTGACAGCCTGCTGCCCCTGTCGGGCTGGCGCGTGGGACGGCGCCAGCTCCAGCTGAGCGTGCGCGAGGGCCAGCTGTTCCTCAAGGATGGCGGCGGGATCGCGCCGCTGCGCGTGAACGGCGACGCCATCAACGAGTACGGTCCGGTGACCAGCACCGACGTCATCGAACTGAACGACTACAGCGTGCGCGTCAGCCTGGCCGAAGCGACGTTTACGGCGCCGGCCCCGGCGCCGGCGGCCGCACGCGCCGTGCCCGCCGCCGGACCGGTCGCCGTGCCCGCCCTGAGCGCGGTTCGGGTCGAACGGCGCCTGGTGCCGCGCGCCACGGCGGCCGAGGCCGGAGAGTGTCCGCTGGAGAAGCCCGAAGGCATCGCCGCCCGCGGCGCGCTGCACAAGAAGCTGATCGGGGCCATGGATTTGCGGCGCGTCAACGTCTCGCGTATGGGCGACGGCGAACTGCGCGGCACGGTGCACAAGATCATCGACGAGATCATCGACACCGACCCGGTGTTCCGCCCGATGCGCCACTGGCGCAGCATGCTGCGCGACGTGGTGCTCAACGAGGTGGTCGGGCTGGGGCCGCTCGAGGCGCTGCTCAACGACGACTCGGTCACCGAGATCATGGTCAACCGCCACAACGACATCTTCATCGAGCGCGAAGGCCAGCTGACCCGCTCGACGGTTTCGTTTTCGAACGACGCCTCGGTTCTGGCGGCGATCGAGCGCATCGTCTCGCCGCTGGGCCGGCGCATCGACGAGAGCTCGCCGATGGTCGACGCACGCCTGAAAGACGGCTCGCGCGTGAACGCCATCATCCCGCCGCTGGCGATCAAGGGCCCGAGCGTGACGATCCGGAAATTCGCCCGTAAAAAGCTCACCGGCGACGACCTGATCGGCTTCGGCGCCATCCATCCGGCCATGATCGCCTGCCTGCGCGTGGCCGTGGAAAAACGCGCCAACATCGTCATTTCGGGCGGCACCGGCTCGGGCAAGACCACCTTGCTCAACGTCCTGTCAAGCTTCATTCCGGACGACGAACGCATCGTCACCGTGGAAGACGCGGCCGAGCTACAGCTGTCCCAGCCCAATCTGGTCTCGCTCGAAGCGCGCCCGCCCAACATCGAAGGGCGCGGCGCGGTCACGATCCGCGACCTGGTCAAGAACTGCCTGCGGATGCGGCCCGACCGCATCGTGGTGGGCGAGTGCCGCGGCGGCGAGGCGCTCGACATGCTGCAGGCCATGAATACCGGCCACGACGGCTCGCTGACCACGGCCCACGCCAACAACCCGCGCGACTGCCTGTCGCGCCTGGAAGTGATGACGCTCATGAGCGGACTGGATATTCCGATGCAGGCCATCCGCGAGCAGATCTGCTCGGCGGTCAACCTGATCGTCCAGCAAACGCGCTTTTCGTGCGGCACCCGGCGCGTGACCTACATCACCGAAGTCACCGGGATCGAGAACAACATCATTTCGATGCAGGATATCTTCCGCTTCGAGCAGGATGGCTTTACCCCCGAAGGCAAGGTGCGCGGGCGCTTTTCGCCGACCGGGCACGTGCCCGACTTCATCCAGGACCTGGTCACGCGCGGCATCGAGGTCGACATGTCGATCTACTCGCGCGAGGCGCCGGCGCTGCCGCAGTCGGTCAAGCGGATGTTCTGA